The genomic region attcctgaaactgtcatttaaggaatttgatcaattttgctttatatgttgtttttttcttttacatattgcaagatgttccacgttgcaactgagtcagaagttactacaggaaaatcactgcacagtgctggagctaccaagctaagtctgctataaacttttggtatctgttttctccagctgttatttgtattgcatgtcatgtcaaacttattaatgcagataaaatttcttagtactgttacattacctgttgctgttccgtcaacatctaattttcagagtgttcctgataacataagagattttatttattttaaatccattaagaaggctatgtctgttatttctccttctagtatacataaaagtcttttaaaacttctctttttttcagatgaatttttaaatgaacatcatcattttgatgctgataaatctttgtatttgttcaagatggaatttattcgttctttacttaaagaagtgttatttgcattagaaatagaggattctggtcctcttgatactaaatgtaaacgtttaaataaggtagttattccagaagtgttttatctccctgatgctatttctgaagtaatttccagggaatggaataatttgggtaatttatttactccttctagacgtttaagcaaattatatcctgtgccatctgacagattagagttttttgggacaaaaatccctaaggttatggggctgtctctactcctgctaatgtactactattcctatggcagatagtacttcatttaaggatcctttagataggaaaattgaatcctttctaagaaaagcttacttatgttcaggtaatcttcttagacctgctatatttttagcggatgttgctgcagcttcaactttttggttagaagctttagcgcaacaagtaacagatcataattttatagcattattattattctataacatgctaataattttattggtgataccatcttttgatatcattagagttgatgtcaggtatatgtctctagctattttagctagaaaagctttatggattaaacttggaatgctgacatgtcttctaagtcaactttgctttccctttctttccagggtaaataatcatttcgttcctttcctcacaacaaggaacaaaagcctgatccttcatcctcaggagcggtatcagtttggaaactattttcagtttggaatatatccgagctttatagaaacctatagccagctcctaagtacctatgaaggtgcggcccttattccagctcagctggtatggggcagattacgttttcttcaaagaaatttggatcaattccgttcttaatctctggtttcagaaacattgtttcagaaaggtacagaattggcttcaagttaaggcctcctgctaagagattcttttctttcccgtgtcccagttaacacagcaaggctcagcatttctgaaatgtgtttcagatctagagttggctggagtatttatgccagttccagttctggaacaggggctggggttttattttatctcttcattgtaccaaagaaggtcaattccttcagaccagttctggatctatcattattgaatcgttatgttaggataccaacattcaagatggttactgtaggactatcctgccttttgtttagcaagggcattatatgtctacaatagatttacaggatgtgtatctgcatattccgattcatccagattacttttagtgtctgagattctctttttagacaagcattaccagttttgtggctctaccgtttggcctagcctcagttccaagaatttttttcaaaggttctcggtgcccttctttctgtaatcagagaatagggttttggtatttccttatttggacgatatcttggtacttgctcagtcttctcattttcgtagaatctcatacgaatcgacttgtgttgtttcttcaagttcatggttggaggatcaatttaccaatcagttcattgattcctcagacaagggtaacctttttaggtttctagataaattcagtgtctatgactctgtccttgtcagacaagagaagtttaacattgatatcagcttgtcaaaaccttcagtcacaatcattccctttggtagccttatgcatggaaatgttgggtcttaggactgccgcttcagatgcgatctcctttgctcgttttcacatgcgacctcttcagctctgtatgctgaaccaatggtgcagggattactcaaagatatctcaatttatatctttaaaccgattttacgacactctctgacatggtggacagatcaccatcgtttagttcagggggcttctttgttcttccgacctggactataatctcaacagatgctagttttacaggttggggagctgtgtgggggtatctgacggcacaaggggtttgggaatctcaggaggtgagatttccgatcaatattttggaactccgtgcaattttcagagctcttcagtcttggcctcttccgaagagagagttgttcatttgttttcagataagacaatgtcacaactgtggcatacatcaatcatcaaggagggactcacagtcctctggctatgaaagaagtatctcgaattttggtttgggcggaatccagctcctgtctaatctctgcggtttatatcccaggtatggacaattggaaagcggattatctcagtcgccaaacgttgcatccgggcgaatggtctcttcaaccagaggtatttcttcagattgttcaaatgtgggaacttccagaaatagatctgatggcttctcatctaaacaagaaacttcccaggtatctgtccagatcccgggatcctcaggcggaggcagtggaggcattttcacttccttggaagtatcatcctgcctatatctttccgcctctagttcttcttccaagagtaatctccaagattctgaaggaatgctcgtttgttctgctggtagctccggcatggcctcacaggttttggtatgaggatcttgtccggatggcctcttgccaaccgtggactcttccgttaagaccagaccttttgtctcaaggtcctttttttccatcaggatctgaaatccttaaatttaaaggtatggagattgaacgcttgattcttggtcaaagaggtttctctgactctgtgattaatactatgttacaggctcgtaaatctgtatccagagagatatattatagagtctggaagacttatatttcttggtgtctttctcatcatttttcttggcattcttttagaataccaagaatattacaatttcttcaggatggtttagataagggtttgtccgcaagttccttgaaaggtcaaatctctgctctttctgttctttttcacagaaagattgctattcttcctgatattcattgttttgtacaagctttggttcgtataaagcctgtcattaagtcaatttctcctccttggagtttgaatttggttctgggggctctttaagctcctccatttgaacctatgcattcattggatatttaattactttcttggaaagttttttgttccttttggccatctcttctgccagaagagtttctgaattatctgctctttcttgtgagtctccttttctgatttttcatcaggataaggcggtgttgcgaacttcttttgaatttttacctaagttgtgaattccaacaacattagtagaaacattgtggttccttcattatgtcctaatcctaagaattctaaggagaaatcgttgcattctttggatgttattagagctttgaaatattatgttgaagctattaagtctttccgaaagacttctggtttatttgttatcttttccggttttagataggccagaaaacttctgccatttctttggcatcttggttgaaatctttatttcatcttgcctattttgagtcgggtaagactccgcctcataggattacagctcattctactaggtcagtttctacttcctgggcgtttaggaatgaagcttcggttgatcagatttgcaaagtggcaacttggttctctttgcatacttttaccaaattctaccattttgttgtattttcttcttctgaagcagtttttggtagaaaagtacttcaggcagcggtttcagtttgaatcttctgcttatgtttttcattaaactttattttgggtgtggattattttcagcaggaattggctgtctttattttatccctccctctctagtgactcttgtgtggaaagatccacatcttgggtagtcattatcccatacgtcactagctcatggactcttgctaattacatgaaagaaaacataatttatgtaagaacttacctgataaattcatttctttcatattagcaagagtccatgaggcccgcccttttttgtggtggttatgatttttttgtataaagcacaattattccaattccttattttatatgctttcgcacttttttcttatcaccccacttcttggctattcgttaaactgaattgtgggtgtggtgaggggtgtatttataggcattttaaggtttgggaaactttgcccctcctggtaggaatgtatatcccatacgtcactagctcatggactcttgctaatatgaaagaaatgaatttatcaggtaagttcttacataaattatgttatttttatctAAACATATGAGCAATGATTTGTTGTAAACTGCCAGAAAAAACTATTACACAAAGACCAAAACTTGGCTGACAAAGAGACAGAGATGAACCACTGCGTGGTGTAAATGAGGAGATAAGATATAGAGTGATATGAGATTGTATTCAAGTTAAATGCAACAGAAGGATGCATTGTGGCCCTTCATCTCAGGTTGGACagccctgccttaaagggacagtcaacaatagaattgttactgttttaaaagatagataatccttttattactcatttcccagttttgcataaccaacagttatattaatgtactttttacctatgtgattaccttgtatctaggtcccttcttccagccccctgatcacatgactgtgactgtttattatctattgtcttaaatttatcattgttttgtgctagatcttaaataactttctgtgcctgaacacagtgttatctatatagcccacgtgtactttctgtctccttgtgttgaaaagagatttaaaaagcatgtgataagaggcagccatcaaaggcttagaaattagcatatgagcctacctatgtttagtttaaactaagaataccaagagaaaaaagcaaatttgatgataaaagtaaattggaaagtcgattaaaattaaaagtcctatctgaataatgaaagtttaatttatacttgactgtccctttaaatttaagaaaCACATTGTAACTACCAGAGTTTTCTGTAGTTTTGCAATAAAGTAACTTATCAGACAAACACGAAAAAACTCTCTAATtacatttttttccccccaaaagctAAACCTCACAGCACTTGCtatatttggaggaaccaatccagAAATGTAATTGGAGTAGAGACATTTTCATCACTATGATTTTGTTAGTAACACTTGATTTGCAGTATTTTATCTCACTACCTCAGCTGAGGCCAAGTTGTaacatgtatgtagcagggttaggcttgcgaTATTTGCAAAGTTCACTTCTTATTATTAAATTTGGAGGACACACAATTTTCATGGTTAAATTGGAAAAGGGTGGGGTATGGGGATTCAGTAtacttttcattattattataatttattagtatagcGCAGGAGAATTCCGTAGGGATGGATAATTTAACTGCGCATAATTAAAATTAAGAAGTGTTTcctttctattttaaaataagCACACTCCAGTAAATCATATATTTGCCAACAGtcttatatttttctgtaaattaTTTTGAGTTTCTAAAGGGTTAAATGAAATGCATATGGGGCGTTGCAACAATGCAGTTTTCCAGCACCTGGCTATTCTTTAATTTGGAATGACACCTACAGTGATTTTCAAGTGTTAACATGTCAAAGAAGCTCATAATCAAAACCTGGGCTATAATTTCTGGGCTTTGAGAGTTGAAACACAGGTTCACTTCAACTATTTGTGCAGTTTATATTAAAAACAATCTGCACAGACTTTATTATTTAAAGCTACAGAACTAGCACAGAATTACTTGTTTTTAGTGGGGATGTTTATTTACCAAATAACAACATACCCCATTCATCATTACATAGCTACTATCTACACtatagtgttacgttttttttctttttttctttcttttaaataaatacttGTTAGTAGAAGCATAATTGTTATTGGTAAAGGATTTCTATAAAGTATAAATTATCACAAAAAGAGATTAGTTCCCATGTTTATAAAacaacaaaatattttaatagtacagtatatattcatttaAATACCTTTTTAGTATGTATGTTTAAAAGCTCTTATTTAGTAGAACAATTTCTTGAAAACCCTCCTGAAAATgtcttaatatattttattattatatatattctacaaCACTGATACAGAATAGAAAACTTTATACACAGCGCtttcaattttattgtacattCTGTAATAGGCATAAAACTCAGGTTTAGAGTCTCTAATATTGCAGGACAATGACAATGGTTTATACATTTCTAAGAGGAGGTGATTGAATACCTGCCCTGCCATTATCCTTTGTATTGATACTGGTATAGACaatgtaaattaaaaattaaaaattatattagtagttttaaatattgaaaataagagtGCAAATGTTTAGTTTCTGTAAATGAGCATATCCATATTGAAACTTAGGTTTTCCTTATCTACCTTGTTTACTATCCAAATATTACTCCCAAGAACGAATACAATTAAaactaagcaaatctgataatagaaatacatttttaataaattttatttttaaaaccaatATTTAAGTTTGGATTTCCGACacattatatataatgtgtgtgtgtgtatatatatatatatatatatatatatatatatatatatatatatatatatatatatatatatatatatatataatttttttttttattatttttttttttacacagttgaTTCGTGCTGTACAGTGAGGTCATCGATTAGTGCATGAGCTCATTTATATCAGTCTCTAAATGGCTAAAGCTGAGGAGATACAGTAAATATACTCAACACAATTTTGCTTACTAaattagttttaaatgatgttttgTAGAAATTCCTGTTGCATTATTGTGCTTAACTGTAGATCTTTACAATGCTTTTATaaacaccccttttttttttttagtcaccaCTTGGTCTAGCATGAACAAGGACACATCAACAAACATTAAAAATCTTAGTTTTATTGGGGTCCACGATATTTGTGTTGAGAACGGTATTCACCATCTTGAAAAGTTGAATTTGAGGAGTTCTTTGCCTAGTTATCCGTTAACAGCATTTCGTGAGAATAAAAGTGTAGATTCTGGCATCCCAACTCTTGAAATCTCCAACCCTGAGCCTGTCCATTGCATCCTTCAAAATAAAAGGCCAAGCTTGTCTACAgatgaaacaacttttcaaagcTCCAAGACTATACCAACAAGTTGTCCTTCTTACCAGAGGGGCACAGACCATGAGCACATTATATGGAAAGCATCTACATTTCCAAGGTCTGGCTATGACACTGCAAAACTTTACAGCCCAACATCTAAAACATTCAACAGAAGTGATGATATCTCGGACTGCAGTGTCTCTAGCCTCAGTACTGAATTTTCCACTACTCTTTCTGTGAGTAATGAGGACATTGTGGATTTTTTGGTTACTAGCAACTCAAGCGCAATTGTTACTCTGGAGAATGATGAAGCACAATTTTCAGATGTTACGTTAAATTCGACTAAAGACACTCCAGATCGTAATTCAAAGGGATGGGATCAGGATACAGACGTGGACACCAAAATGAAAATATTGGGACCTCTGAGCAATTTCTTTTCCAGGTAATatcattttacatttaatattattaGTGTGAGGCTCCGTTACCTACTTTAATACAGCCTCTGTCATAGATTTTCTTAGGGTGGTATTTGACTGGCAGCTCATCCAGCCAATAGAAGCCTCACCATGCACCTTATGTAATTTACTTGCAGCACGCTCTCGTGCTTCTATTAGCTGACTTAGCCTTGAAGTGCATTTGCGCACGCGCATCTCACTACGATGGATTACCTGTTTACAGTAAGCAGCCTCACTGTTTCAGTTGTGCAAATAGTGTAGTGAGCTGCGCAGTTGCACTTCAAGGCTAAGTCAGCTAATAGTTAGAAGCACAAGAGCGTGCTGTAAGTAaattacatagggcgcatggtgggGCACCTATTGGCTGGAAGAGCTGCCTGTCAAATACCACAGTAAGAAAATCTATGACGGAGGCTGCATTAAAGTAGGGAACGAAGCCTCACAATAAtggtgttttatagaagttgtattCATTTTTGAAGAAAAtggtgttttatagaagttgtattcgattttgaagaaaataagcacCTTGATATGCTTATAATTACTAGAGCTTTCAATATATCTAAAGTTAgtgaggtgaatttaccatcactttaactataaTTAGCTATGCAAAGATCattgaaataaatgaaattatggttttaataggttaatcattcata from Bombina bombina isolate aBomBom1 chromosome 2, aBomBom1.pri, whole genome shotgun sequence harbors:
- the LOC128647520 gene encoding TBC1 domain family member 14; protein product: MSQNELERNGGHDQQVTTWSSMNKDTSTNIKNLSFIGVHDICVENGIHHLEKLNLRSSLPSYPLTAFRENKSVDSGIPTLEISNPEPVHCILQNKRPSLSTDETTFQSSKTIPTSCPSYQRGTDHEHIIWKASTFPRSGYDTAKLYSPTSKTFNRSDDISDCSVSSLSTEFSTTLSVSNEDIVDFLVTSNSSAIVTLENDEAQFSDVTLNSTKDTPDRNSKGWDQDTDVDTKMKILGPLSNFFSRNIFARKKNLSVEKQNDLGWKLFGKVPMRDSHLNDSRKIQKEYEERIGRSSKSPSPKQNVRKSLVFEPLSTTALILEDRPA